GCATAATTGAAAGTTGATGAACATCTAGTCCGTCAGAATAAAAAGAAATAATTCCCGATCTTTTTGATGGATCTATTGGGCCAATTATTTTAAGTCCGTCTATTTTTGACAATTCAGTAGTTAGGTAGGTATTCAAAAGTAGCTCTTGTTTAGCTATATTTTTAAAACCAACTTGCCTTATATATTTGATTGCCTCACCTAAACCAAGAATACCTGGAAAGTTTTGTAAACCAGCTTCGAAGCGTTTAGGGATTGGCATCAATTCAAAATCATCGTAAGTTGAATTAGAAACCGTTGACCCTCCTAGAAGAAATGGATTTAAAGATTCAAGTAAATCCATCTTTCCATAAAGAACTCCAATACCGCTTGGTCCGAATATTTTATGTCCTGAAAATGCAAGAAAATCTGCATCCAAGTCAGAAACATTAATTTGTTCGTGAGCAACGGTCTGTGCTCCGTCCAAAAGAACTAAGGATCCATTCTTATGAGCAATATTAATAATATCTTTAGCGGGGACTGAGACACCGTCAAGATTTGAAGTCATTCCAATAGCAACTAGCTTTACTTCGGGAGTCAACATTTCCTTAAACCTATCTAAATTAAATGTATTGTCTTGGTTTGATGGAATCACTTTGTGAATTAATCCTTTTTCTTTAGCTAAATATTGCCAAGGTATTAAATTTGAGTTGTGCTCTTTATCACTTGTGAGAATAACATCACCTTTCCTAAATTTAAAACTTTTTGCAAGGAGATTGATGCTTTCAGTAGTATTTCTTGTAAATATAATCTCACTAGACTTCTTTGCCCTAATAAATTTAGCAACCTCTTTGCGAACATCTGAAATATCATTTGTTAGTTTTTCTGCTAAAGAAAAATTACTTCGACCAGCACAAACAGGATAGTCTGTATAATATTCATTCATTTTTTCAATAACAGAAACTGGCCTCAGGGTATTGCAGGCATTGTCGAAATAAATATTCTTATTTGATTTTAGAAAAGGAAAATCCTTTCTTGTTTTTTCTATATTCATATTTTTGACGTACGTACGCACGTAAGTACGCTCGTACGTACGTTAAATCCCTTTGTCAGAAATAAATTTGTTTAAAGCTGAAGTTAATAGCGACAATAATATACTGAAAATTAAAGCGGCCACAAAACCATCAACTGAAAATCCTTCCACGATTGAGGCTACCAACATTATCATTAAGGCGTTTATAACGAAACTAAATAACCCAAGCGTTAAAAAATTTATAGGCAAAGTGAGTAAAACCAAGAATGGTTTAATAAAAATATTTACTAAACCCAAAATTAAGGCTGTCCATAGTGCTGCCCAAGGGCTAGCTATTAAGACACCTGGAATAAAATAAGCAACAATTATTACTGAAAATATTGTAATAATAGATTTCATCAACATATATTTATTTTAAATTAATTAGCTCCATAGAATTTATTGTCACATCCTTCAATGGATGATTTCTATCATTCTTCTCTACCCCCTCTATGGCCATAACAACATCAAGCCCACTAAAGACTTCACCAAAATTGGTGTGTTTTCTATCGAGCCAGGGTGTGGATTCGGCTGTTACGATAAAAAATTGAGAACCATTGGTGTTTGGTCCAGAATTAGCCATGGCTAAACTTCCTTTTACAAGTTTATATGAATTAAATTCATCAGGGAATTTATATCCAGGTCCGCCAGTTCCATCATCTGCCCAGTTGTCATCTTTTGAATTTGGATCTCCTCCCTGAATCATAAAATTAGAAATAATTCTATGAAACTTTGTTCCATCATAAAACCCTTTTTGAGCTAGATTAAGAAAATTGTTAACAGTCAAAGGTGAATCTTCTGTATAGAGTTTAATTTCAATATCGCCCAAATTTGTTTTCATTTTAACCCCATTGTATTTTTTGGCTAAATCAACTAATTCAACTTTCGGAACCTCTGGTTGTTTTTGGATTTGAGTCTGAGTTTCGGTTGGAGCTTTCACTGCCTCTTGACTCCTTAGCTCATTTAACTTATCAACAACTTCCCTATCATTGTAATTATTCAATTCTTTTGGAGCATTGTTTTCATCTAATACTCCGGTAGTTTTTGAGCAAGCGCTAAGTGCAAATACCAATAAAAATAGTAATAGATATTTTTTTGACTCGATGAAATTTATTGTATGGCGCATAGTTTTATGATTAATTCTTATGAATAAATAATACTACAAAATTCAATATCAAACAATAACTTTTTTTAATAATTTTACGGCAATTTTGTAATCTTCGATAACGATTTTTTGTCCTTCTGGCATAATCTTATTCCAGCTTCTTTCTAGTTTGGCTAACAACCATTTAGCTCCTTCTTCTGTTTTGTATGCATGAACACCGTAAGCCAAATAAAACATGTCAGCTAGCTCGGTAATGTGTGACATAGCGTCAGCAGAAGCTAATATTTGAGCTTCTAGGCTGTTTTTGCTCATTACAATACTACCACGATGTGAGATAATAGAAACTTCAATCATTTTAATCTTTTTTTGATCAAAATGTTCATTTTCAAGTATTTCCCTGGCCATTTTTGCACTGTGAATATGGTGTTCTTTTTCAAGTTTTATATTAACAATTGCTGAATAATCATGCAATAAAGCTGCTAATTCAATCACTTCTAGGTCAGCGCCCATTTTTCTTCCTAAAAAAAGACTGTGAGAAACGACTGGCTGAATATGATGCGCCCAAACAGTGTTGGTGTAGACATTATTTGGTGAGAAACAAGCGTCTTTTACGAGCTTCTCTATTTTGTTCTTTATATGTTTATACTTTTTATCCATAATATTGACAAATTAATATAATTGTGTTAAAAAAGTGAAGAATGTTCATTTCAAAATTTATAATAAGGAGAATATATGCAAAACTCAAGTTTTACTATACTTCCTTTAGCAGTTCTAAATATAATTTTGGAAACAGCTAAATCAATGCATAAAAACGATTTAATTTTTTCTGATCAATTATTCACATTCCCAATAACTAATTTTAAACAATTAGTTATTGAAGCGAAAATTAGAAGACTTGGAATTTTTGATTTAGAAAACTTGGAAAATGTAGGAGTACTATCTTTTGAAAACAATAATTGTTTTACAATAAATGGACCAATAAAAATAATCTGGAAGATCAAATTAGAAAAATACAATCAAGAACAACGAGCAATTACTGTTGTAGAAATAATTAAATCTATCAACCCAAAAATAAGAACTCAAGTGATAGTCGAAGGAAACAAATAAACTGGAAAAGGAGAAACAAATGTCAGAAAAAAAGATAATTGAAATCTCAAATGAAGAAAAAGTGAATTTACTTCAGGTTATTCGAGAAAAAATTTTAGAAGATGGCTTATCTTTCTTTTGCCCCATAACCTCTGTCGAGATTCAGAATATCGAAGAAGATCTAAGTAACTCGGAGAGGACCGTATATGAAATAAGAGGATCTCAAAATAGCGTGTTTTATTTACTTGACTTTACAAATTCAGATTTTGACGAACGATTTGAAACAATTAAGTTAGTTTGGGTTTTAAGGTTCGAAGATCAACGTAAGTTAGATGAAAAAACAAAAGCACTAATGAAAACCCAGGAAAATTTTATGGGGCCCGAAGGTGATGCGATGAGAAGTGAAATAAAAAAATATACAGATGACAAAAAAGCAGCAAAAAGCGAAACAAAAAAGCTTGTCGCTTGTCTAAATAGG
This is a stretch of genomic DNA from Patescibacteria group bacterium. It encodes these proteins:
- a CDS encoding cysteine desulfurase is translated as MNIEKTRKDFPFLKSNKNIYFDNACNTLRPVSVIEKMNEYYTDYPVCAGRSNFSLAEKLTNDISDVRKEVAKFIRAKKSSEIIFTRNTTESINLLAKSFKFRKGDVILTSDKEHNSNLIPWQYLAKEKGLIHKVIPSNQDNTFNLDRFKEMLTPEVKLVAIGMTSNLDGVSVPAKDIINIAHKNGSLVLLDGAQTVAHEQINVSDLDADFLAFSGHKIFGPSGIGVLYGKMDLLESLNPFLLGGSTVSNSTYDDFELMPIPKRFEAGLQNFPGILGLGEAIKYIRQVGFKNIAKQELLLNTYLTTELSKIDGLKIIGPIDPSKRSGIISFYSDGLDVHQLSIMLDRSAGIMLRSGQHCVHSWFNSRGIENSLRISLSFYNTIEEAQKFILEFNKILKILK
- a CDS encoding phage holin family protein encodes the protein MLMKSIITIFSVIIVAYFIPGVLIASPWAALWTALILGLVNIFIKPFLVLLTLPINFLTLGLFSFVINALMIMLVASIVEGFSVDGFVAALIFSILLSLLTSALNKFISDKGI
- a CDS encoding peptidylprolyl isomerase; protein product: MKTNLGDIEIKLYTEDSPLTVNNFLNLAQKGFYDGTKFHRIISNFMIQGGDPNSKDDNWADDGTGGPGYKFPDEFNSYKLVKGSLAMANSGPNTNGSQFFIVTAESTPWLDRKHTNFGEVFSGLDVVMAIEGVEKNDRNHPLKDVTINSMELINLK
- a CDS encoding HD domain-containing protein, with translation MDKKYKHIKNKIEKLVKDACFSPNNVYTNTVWAHHIQPVVSHSLFLGRKMGADLEVIELAALLHDYSAIVNIKLEKEHHIHSAKMAREILENEHFDQKKIKMIEVSIISHRGSIVMSKNSLEAQILASADAMSHITELADMFYLAYGVHAYKTEEGAKWLLAKLERSWNKIMPEGQKIVIEDYKIAVKLLKKVIV